In the Polyangia bacterium genome, one interval contains:
- a CDS encoding phenylalanine 4-monooxygenase: MGNPVTSTVPTPQRPHGLAPGSGLTTTRAAFIEQARENGDIYIHQPYELYSPENHATWQRLFTRMQPRWQRYANERFQAGMEKLRLDHDRVPRFEDVNRFMQPLTGFSARAVSGYVPSYVFFDCLRRREFPTTVTIRDGQTLEYLPEPDIFHDIAGHVPMHTDPAFAAALVRFGQAAALAAEQARAITDEHEKLRRLTSNIKAMSRFFWFSVEFGLMVGRKNHADLKAYGSGLLSSYGEIAHAIDGPDVQRHPFQIEWVVNQCFEIDHFQPLLFTVESFEHLYQLVDELGSWIREGKLDNVAPGEPAVKEQDLRSFLEAGVS, from the coding sequence ATGGGCAATCCTGTCACATCGACAGTACCGACCCCGCAGAGGCCGCACGGCTTGGCCCCCGGCAGCGGCCTCACCACCACCCGGGCGGCGTTCATCGAACAAGCGCGCGAAAACGGCGACATCTACATTCACCAGCCGTACGAGCTTTACTCGCCGGAGAACCACGCCACCTGGCAGCGCCTGTTCACGCGCATGCAGCCGCGCTGGCAGCGATACGCCAACGAACGCTTTCAAGCCGGCATGGAAAAGCTGCGCCTGGATCACGACCGGGTCCCGCGCTTTGAAGACGTCAACCGGTTCATGCAACCGCTGACCGGATTTTCCGCGCGCGCCGTCAGCGGGTACGTCCCGTCGTATGTTTTCTTCGACTGCCTGCGCCGGCGCGAATTCCCCACCACCGTCACCATCCGCGACGGCCAGACCCTGGAGTATCTGCCGGAGCCCGACATCTTCCACGACATCGCCGGCCACGTGCCCATGCACACCGACCCGGCGTTCGCCGCCGCGCTGGTGCGTTTCGGCCAGGCCGCCGCGCTGGCCGCCGAACAAGCGCGGGCCATCACCGACGAGCACGAGAAGCTGCGCCGCCTGACCAGCAACATCAAAGCGATGTCGCGCTTTTTCTGGTTCAGCGTCGAATTCGGGCTGATGGTCGGTCGGAAGAACCACGCCGACCTGAAAGCATACGGCAGCGGCCTGCTCAGCAGCTATGGCGAGATCGCCCACGCCATCGACGGGCCGGACGTGCAACGCCATCCGTTCCAGATCGAATGGGTGGTCAATCAGTGCTTCGAGATCGACCACTTTCAACCGCTGCTGTTCACCGTCGAATCCTTCGAGCATCTGTACCAGCTGGTCGACGAGCTGGGGTCGTGGATCCGCGAAGGCAAGCTGGACAACGTCGCCCCCGGCGAGCCGGCGGTAAAGGAACAAGATCTGCGAAGCTTTTTGGAGGCCGGCGTGAGTTAG
- a CDS encoding GNAT family N-acetyltransferase gives MPTTAIVQRMVAPAEIDATFAVMRQLRPALQPQTYRDTIERMMAAGFRLAAVLSGADVQAVAGYRVAESLAWGRHLYVDDLVTADGARSAGFGKQLLDWLKDEARAHGCGELHLDSGVQRHGAHRFYLRERMDIGAYHFRFTL, from the coding sequence ATGCCGACGACGGCGATCGTTCAGCGCATGGTCGCGCCGGCGGAGATCGACGCCACCTTTGCGGTGATGCGGCAGCTGCGTCCGGCGCTGCAGCCGCAGACCTATCGCGACACCATCGAACGAATGATGGCGGCGGGGTTTCGGCTGGCCGCCGTGCTTTCGGGCGCTGACGTGCAGGCAGTGGCCGGTTATCGCGTCGCCGAAAGCCTGGCCTGGGGACGTCACCTTTACGTCGACGATCTGGTCACCGCGGACGGCGCGCGTTCAGCCGGGTTCGGCAAGCAGCTTCTCGATTGGCTGAAAGACGAAGCTCGCGCGCACGGCTGCGGCGAGCTGCACCTCGATTCAGGGGTGCAACGCCACGGCGCCCATCGTTTCTACCTGCGCGAGCGCATGGACATCGGCGCCTATCACTTTCGGTTCACGCTTTGA
- a CDS encoding alpha/beta hydrolase yields the protein MIDTGRPFWFGAAEAPLFGWYHPPAAEVDGGVARDLAVVICPPFGYEAICAHRGLRALGDALASAGLPVVRFDYHGTGDSSGDDGQPDRVAAWLHSIGAAIDEAKRLSGCAQVALVGLRLGALLAASAAAGRSDVRAQVLWAPCASGKAFLREMKMLRLTGDTGAPAARPGMTLGRGDDEEEAAGFLLSASTMQALTALNLLTIARRPAEAALILQRDDIPDDSRLTKRLQSLGVETCESKVPGYLALMQDPHRSVRPVAAMQAMADWLVAHSQPAPQVRSPAATDLLKNASTIPAPASGGPAVREEAVSFVAGGLRLHGILCEPLPGEGSNGHSAPARRRGVIMLNAGAIRRVGPNRLYVEMARAWARRGMTSLRLDLSGLGDSAGEDPVGARLYSMISVPEAQGAVKFLRDRGSFAAVTVMGLCSGAFVAFHAALTDPAIDSTMLINPQLFFWKEGTSLDVARRTSYQASQHYRQSLFKAESWAKLLRGDVDIPRVARLLGARAADVARDQMSPLLEMVRAPQDEVLTAFRASIARRINTYLIFCATDPGLDNIQAHLGRGLRRLGPPGKLEGHVTMDTIDGPDHTFTPLWSHGPLMDLLTRHLSGL from the coding sequence TTGATCGACACCGGCCGTCCTTTCTGGTTCGGCGCCGCCGAGGCGCCGCTGTTCGGCTGGTATCACCCGCCCGCCGCCGAGGTCGACGGCGGCGTCGCGCGCGACCTGGCGGTGGTGATCTGCCCGCCCTTCGGCTACGAGGCGATCTGCGCCCACCGCGGCCTGCGCGCGCTCGGCGATGCGCTGGCCTCGGCGGGATTGCCGGTGGTGCGCTTCGACTATCACGGCACCGGCGATTCGTCGGGCGACGATGGCCAGCCCGATCGCGTGGCGGCCTGGCTGCACAGCATCGGCGCCGCCATCGACGAAGCGAAGCGCTTGAGCGGCTGCGCGCAGGTGGCGCTGGTCGGCCTGCGCCTGGGCGCGCTGCTCGCCGCCAGCGCGGCCGCCGGCCGCAGCGACGTGCGCGCCCAGGTCTTGTGGGCGCCTTGCGCCAGCGGCAAGGCCTTCCTGCGCGAGATGAAGATGCTGCGCCTGACCGGCGACACCGGGGCGCCGGCGGCACGACCGGGCATGACCTTGGGTCGCGGCGACGACGAGGAAGAGGCGGCGGGTTTCTTGTTGTCGGCGTCGACCATGCAGGCGCTGACCGCGCTGAATCTTTTGACCATCGCTCGCCGGCCGGCCGAAGCCGCGCTGATCCTGCAACGCGACGACATTCCCGACGACAGCCGCCTGACCAAGCGGCTGCAAAGCCTGGGCGTGGAGACGTGCGAATCGAAGGTGCCCGGGTATCTTGCCCTGATGCAGGATCCGCATCGTTCGGTGCGGCCGGTGGCCGCGATGCAGGCGATGGCCGACTGGCTGGTGGCGCACAGTCAGCCCGCCCCTCAAGTCCGTTCGCCGGCGGCAACGGATCTTCTGAAGAACGCGTCGACCATTCCCGCGCCCGCCAGCGGTGGTCCGGCCGTGCGCGAGGAAGCGGTCTCGTTCGTCGCCGGCGGCCTGCGCCTGCACGGGATCCTCTGTGAACCGTTGCCCGGCGAGGGCAGCAACGGCCACAGCGCGCCAGCCCGCCGGCGCGGGGTGATCATGTTGAACGCCGGCGCCATCCGCCGCGTCGGCCCCAACCGCCTTTATGTCGAGATGGCCCGCGCATGGGCCCGGCGCGGGATGACGTCGCTGCGCCTGGATCTCTCGGGCCTGGGCGACAGCGCCGGCGAGGATCCGGTGGGGGCGCGGCTTTACTCGATGATCTCCGTGCCCGAAGCGCAGGGCGCGGTGAAGTTTCTGCGCGACCGGGGATCGTTCGCGGCGGTGACGGTGATGGGTCTTTGCTCGGGTGCGTTTGTGGCCTTTCACGCCGCCCTGACCGATCCGGCCATCGACAGCACGATGCTGATCAACCCACAGCTTTTCTTCTGGAAGGAAGGCACGTCGCTGGACGTGGCCCGGCGGACCAGCTATCAGGCGTCGCAGCACTATCGCCAGTCGCTGTTCAAAGCAGAAAGCTGGGCCAAGCTGCTGCGCGGCGACGTGGATATTCCGCGCGTCGCGCGCCTGCTGGGCGCGCGCGCCGCCGACGTGGCCCGCGATCAGATGTCGCCGCTCTTGGAGATGGTGCGCGCCCCGCAGGACGAGGTGCTGACCGCTTTTCGCGCCAGCATCGCCCGCCGGATCAACACATACCTGATCTTCTGCGCGACCGATCCCGGCCTGGACAACATCCAGGCCCACCTCGGCCGTGGGCTACGCCGGCTGGGCCCGCCCGGCAAGCTGGAGGGGCACGTCACGATGGACACCATCGACGGGCCCGACCACACCTTCACGCCCCTGTGGTCACACGGACCGTTGATGGATCTGCTGACCCGCCACCTCAGCGGTCTTTGA
- a CDS encoding glycoside hydrolase family 2 protein yields MPAARQNSLATSAPVADQWELGWTAPGAATTPDALASLRLRWFPAAAPGTAAGALRAAGAGGASVEIPLAGPARLDGADWWYRCRFAGASAAPGEHWSLVFEGLATVADVFLNGVLVLHSENMFLRTAVDVTGRLIAQNELLIRFHALDVVLAVKRPRPRWRAPMVENQQLRWVRTTLLGRTPGWSPDAPPVGPWRPVTLLRQRGFEVGDIDLRPTVAGDVGTVALSLTLRPIVGGGDAIAGARLIVIGPDGLAREAALDVRVAAGAGAAPATVAIAGALRIAGVARWWPHTHGAQPLYEARAVITIGGAEVTIDLGKTGFRTATLASAGGDFALSVNETPVFCRGACWTPVDVTTLNADAESLRDTLVAVRAAGMNMVRVGGPMVYETDAFYDLCDELGILVWQDFMFANMDYPEDPAFVAGVQIEAQQMLRRWQGRPSLALLCGDSEGEQQAAMWGAARATWDRPLFRQTLPAAARALCPDVPYWPSSASGGAFPHQPSEGTTSYYGVGAYRRPLEDARRSGVRFASECLAFANIPDGAMLATVTGGAPARAHTPAWKAGVPRDLGAGWDFDDVRDHYLALLFGVDPATLRSNDPERYLALGRVVSGEVMAAAFAEWRRPGSTCRGALVWFLRDLVPGAGWGLLDAAGRPKAAYHFVRRALQPLALFFSDEGLNGTVLHAVNETAAPWQGELRLTLHRDGEVPVGAGAAPVTVPARGTLSLPSAALLEGFRDTTLAYHFGPADHDLAVARLVSASGDVAAEAFFFPTGRARPQEADLGLEASARALSDGHFTLVVRSRRFAQAVAVDVPGFVADDNYFHVAPGGSRQVGLRRAGASSDPRGQVQPLNAQSSTRIALAATS; encoded by the coding sequence GTGCCAGCCGCGCGGCAGAATTCGCTGGCCACCAGCGCGCCCGTCGCGGACCAGTGGGAGCTTGGCTGGACGGCGCCGGGCGCGGCGACGACACCGGACGCGCTGGCCAGTTTGCGTCTGCGCTGGTTTCCGGCGGCGGCGCCCGGCACGGCCGCCGGCGCGCTGCGAGCGGCCGGGGCCGGTGGTGCGAGCGTCGAGATTCCTTTGGCCGGGCCCGCGCGCCTGGACGGCGCCGACTGGTGGTACCGCTGCCGCTTCGCTGGCGCGTCGGCCGCCCCGGGCGAACATTGGTCGCTGGTCTTCGAGGGCCTGGCGACGGTGGCGGACGTTTTTCTGAACGGGGTGCTCGTCCTTCACAGCGAGAACATGTTCCTCCGCACCGCCGTCGACGTCACCGGACGTCTGATAGCGCAGAACGAACTGCTGATCCGGTTTCACGCCCTGGATGTTGTCTTGGCGGTCAAGCGCCCGCGGCCGCGCTGGCGGGCGCCGATGGTGGAGAACCAGCAGCTCCGTTGGGTTCGCACCACGCTGCTTGGCCGTACCCCCGGTTGGTCGCCGGACGCGCCGCCGGTCGGTCCGTGGCGGCCCGTCACTCTGCTGCGCCAGCGCGGCTTCGAAGTGGGCGACATCGACCTGCGCCCGACCGTCGCCGGCGACGTCGGCACGGTGGCTTTGTCGCTGACCTTGCGGCCGATCGTCGGTGGGGGCGATGCGATCGCCGGCGCGCGGTTGATCGTCATCGGCCCGGACGGCCTCGCGCGCGAAGCCGCGCTGGACGTGCGCGTGGCGGCGGGCGCCGGCGCGGCGCCGGCGACGGTGGCCATCGCCGGCGCGCTGCGGATCGCTGGCGTGGCGCGGTGGTGGCCGCACACGCACGGCGCCCAACCGCTGTACGAAGCGCGCGCGGTGATCACCATCGGCGGCGCCGAGGTCACGATCGATCTGGGAAAAACAGGGTTCCGCACCGCCACGCTGGCCAGCGCGGGCGGCGACTTTGCCTTGTCCGTCAACGAAACGCCGGTGTTCTGTCGCGGCGCTTGCTGGACGCCAGTCGACGTCACCACCTTGAACGCCGACGCCGAATCGTTGCGCGACACGCTCGTCGCCGTGCGCGCCGCCGGCATGAACATGGTGCGCGTGGGCGGCCCGATGGTCTACGAGACTGACGCGTTTTACGATCTCTGCGACGAGCTCGGAATCTTGGTCTGGCAAGACTTCATGTTCGCCAACATGGACTACCCGGAAGATCCAGCCTTCGTGGCCGGCGTGCAGATCGAGGCGCAGCAGATGCTGCGTCGCTGGCAAGGCCGCCCGTCGCTGGCGCTGTTGTGCGGCGACAGCGAGGGTGAACAGCAAGCGGCGATGTGGGGCGCGGCGCGCGCGACCTGGGATCGACCGCTGTTTCGCCAGACCCTGCCGGCCGCGGCGCGCGCCCTCTGTCCGGACGTTCCCTATTGGCCGTCCAGCGCCAGCGGGGGCGCGTTTCCGCACCAGCCGTCGGAGGGAACGACGTCGTACTATGGCGTGGGCGCGTATCGCCGGCCGCTGGAAGACGCGCGCCGTTCGGGCGTGCGCTTCGCCTCCGAGTGCCTGGCCTTCGCCAACATCCCGGACGGTGCGATGCTGGCGACGGTGACCGGCGGCGCGCCGGCGCGCGCCCACACGCCGGCGTGGAAAGCGGGCGTGCCGCGCGATCTCGGCGCCGGATGGGACTTCGACGACGTTCGCGACCACTACTTGGCGCTTCTCTTTGGCGTCGATCCCGCTACCCTTCGATCGAATGATCCGGAGCGGTATCTGGCCCTGGGGCGGGTGGTGAGCGGCGAGGTGATGGCGGCGGCGTTCGCCGAGTGGCGGCGTCCGGGCTCAACTTGTCGGGGCGCGCTGGTGTGGTTTCTGCGCGATCTGGTGCCGGGCGCCGGGTGGGGCTTGCTGGACGCTGCCGGCCGCCCGAAGGCGGCGTATCACTTTGTGCGGCGCGCGCTGCAACCGCTGGCGCTGTTCTTTTCGGACGAAGGCTTGAACGGGACGGTCCTGCACGCCGTCAATGAAACCGCGGCGCCCTGGCAAGGCGAGCTGCGCCTGACCTTGCACCGCGACGGCGAGGTGCCGGTGGGCGCTGGCGCCGCGCCGGTGACGGTTCCAGCGCGGGGCACGCTGTCGCTGCCGTCGGCGGCGCTGCTGGAAGGTTTTCGCGACACCACCTTGGCCTATCATTTCGGCCCCGCGGATCACGATCTGGCGGTGGCGCGGCTGGTGTCCGCGTCGGGCGACGTGGCCGCCGAAGCTTTCTTTTTTCCCACCGGCCGGGCGCGGCCGCAGGAGGCCGACCTTGGGCTTGAGGCCTCGGCTCGTGCGCTGTCCGACGGCCACTTCACGCTGGTGGTGCGCAGCCGCCGGTTTGCCCAGGCGGTGGCCGTCGACGTGCCGGGCTTCGTCGCCGACGACAATTATTTTCACGTCGCCCCCGGCGGCAGCCGGCAGGTGGGTCTACGGAGGGCGGGCGCCTCCAGCGATCCGCGCGGTCAGGTGCAGCCGCTGAACGCGCAGTCGTCGACGCGCATCGCGCTGGCGGCGACGTCTTGA
- a CDS encoding acyl carrier protein has translation MPEQTTTKIREILTEHGRLAKEVPTLTDENDLYQAGMTSHASVNVMLALEGAFDVEFPDAMLRRSVFESIAAIRAAIEELTGGR, from the coding sequence ATGCCCGAACAAACCACCACCAAGATTCGCGAGATCCTCACCGAGCACGGCCGCCTGGCCAAAGAAGTCCCCACCCTGACTGACGAGAACGATCTCTATCAGGCGGGGATGACCTCTCACGCCAGCGTCAACGTGATGCTGGCACTGGAGGGCGCCTTCGACGTCGAGTTCCCTGACGCGATGTTGAGGCGCAGCGTCTTCGAGAGCATCGCCGCCATCCGCGCCGCCATCGAGGAGCTGACGGGGGGCCGCTGA
- a CDS encoding 4'-phosphopantetheinyl transferase superfamily protein, which produces MSSANSGIPRVVVGVDLVQVSQVAVSLDSLGEAYMRRICTADEIATCNANPMMAPARFAARFAAKEATLKALRLDDQGLDLRSIEVKQMPGGWTDLVLHGRAKQLADEAGWSSVSVSLSHEGDYATAVVAVIVVDKAHG; this is translated from the coding sequence ATGTCTAGCGCAAACAGCGGAATTCCTCGGGTGGTGGTGGGCGTCGACCTGGTGCAAGTCAGCCAGGTGGCTGTTTCACTGGACAGCCTGGGCGAAGCGTACATGCGGCGTATCTGCACCGCCGACGAGATCGCCACCTGCAACGCGAACCCCATGATGGCCCCGGCGCGGTTCGCCGCGCGGTTCGCCGCCAAGGAAGCGACGCTGAAGGCGCTGCGCCTGGACGATCAGGGCCTGGACCTGCGATCGATCGAGGTCAAGCAGATGCCCGGCGGCTGGACGGATCTGGTGCTGCACGGCCGCGCCAAACAACTGGCCGACGAGGCCGGCTGGTCCAGCGTGTCCGTCAGCCTCAGCCATGAAGGCGACTACGCCACCGCCGTCGTGGCCGTCATCGTCGTCGACAAAGCCCACGGATAG
- a CDS encoding DUF1839 family protein, translating into MSHPAVFPLDPATYQRHALHAEDRAWVEKNCYVDIWIEVLHAQGLDPMAMLPFTVAVDFEDDQWTFFKPPHSELWDLYGVDVQELTVWQPLIDHAVRHVAAGKLISTEADAFFLPDTKGTDYRTQHTKTTIVIQDIDAEARRLGYFHNASYYALDGDDFVGLFRLGLPVDPAYMPFFAELIRVDRVQRLSPAELRVRSSSLLGRHLGRRPAANPIARFARQFGGDIARLQTEGLGRYHAYAFATLRQLGASFELAALYLRWLAGAGGGPLQEAADAFTEISSTAKALILKGARAVNAKRAVDFAPMLADAALAWERGMAKLASLVGGQAS; encoded by the coding sequence TTGAGTCACCCGGCGGTCTTCCCCCTTGATCCGGCGACGTACCAGCGCCACGCGCTGCACGCCGAGGATCGCGCCTGGGTCGAGAAGAATTGCTACGTCGACATCTGGATCGAAGTCCTCCACGCGCAGGGCCTGGATCCGATGGCCATGCTGCCGTTCACGGTGGCGGTGGACTTTGAAGATGACCAATGGACCTTCTTCAAGCCACCGCACAGCGAGCTTTGGGATCTCTACGGCGTCGACGTGCAGGAGCTGACGGTGTGGCAGCCGCTGATCGACCACGCCGTCCGCCACGTCGCCGCCGGCAAGCTGATCAGCACCGAAGCCGACGCCTTCTTCCTCCCCGACACCAAGGGCACCGACTATCGAACCCAGCACACCAAGACCACCATTGTCATTCAAGACATCGACGCCGAGGCGCGCCGCCTGGGCTACTTTCACAACGCCAGCTACTACGCCCTGGATGGCGACGACTTTGTCGGGCTGTTCCGGCTGGGGCTGCCTGTCGATCCCGCGTACATGCCGTTCTTCGCCGAGCTGATCCGCGTCGATCGCGTGCAGCGCCTGTCGCCGGCCGAGCTGCGGGTGCGTTCCTCGTCGCTGCTGGGCCGGCACCTCGGGCGGCGACCGGCGGCAAATCCCATCGCCCGGTTTGCGCGACAATTCGGGGGCGACATCGCCCGGCTGCAGACGGAGGGCCTCGGTCGCTATCACGCCTACGCCTTCGCCACCCTCCGGCAACTGGGGGCTTCGTTCGAGCTGGCGGCGCTTTATCTGCGCTGGCTGGCGGGCGCGGGCGGCGGACCGCTGCAGGAAGCGGCCGACGCCTTCACCGAGATCTCGTCGACGGCGAAGGCGCTGATCTTGAAAGGCGCGCGCGCCGTCAACGCCAAGCGCGCCGTCGATTTCGCGCCCATGCTGGCCGACGCCGCGCTGGCCTGGGAGCGCGGGATGGCCAAGCTGGCGTCGCTGGTGGGAGGGCAAGCGTCTTGA
- a CDS encoding amino acid--[acyl-carrier-protein] ligase, giving the protein MAAKDYDPGKFYEEMVKHRLIIPVGVPGAFGRGPMFEDVLARFNDAVTRVARDDGAEVMLFPPIIDRKVLERSDFLDSFPQLAGTVFSFFGNEKDHHSLSEKVHAGEPWGHLQGMTQVVLNPAACYPVYPSFTGVIPEKGRLVDMQNWVYRHEPSAEPTRMQAFRVREFVRVGTPDMVVQWRDLWVKRGVELLTSLGLPAKPDVASDPFFGRGGRMLAVSQKDQKLKFEVLVPVISEEHPTAVCSFNYHQEHFGHTFAIKTQSGETAHTACLGFGLERCVMALFRHHGCDTATWPKEVRDRLWP; this is encoded by the coding sequence GTGGCCGCGAAAGACTACGATCCGGGGAAATTCTACGAAGAGATGGTCAAGCATCGCTTGATCATTCCGGTCGGTGTGCCGGGCGCGTTCGGGCGCGGGCCGATGTTCGAAGACGTGCTGGCGCGGTTCAACGACGCGGTCACGCGTGTGGCCCGCGACGACGGCGCCGAGGTGATGCTGTTCCCGCCGATAATCGACCGCAAGGTGCTGGAGCGCAGCGACTTCCTGGATTCGTTCCCGCAGCTGGCGGGCACGGTGTTCAGCTTCTTCGGCAACGAGAAGGATCACCACAGCCTCAGCGAGAAGGTCCACGCCGGCGAGCCTTGGGGGCATCTGCAGGGCATGACCCAGGTGGTGTTGAATCCGGCCGCCTGCTATCCGGTCTATCCCAGCTTCACCGGCGTCATCCCGGAAAAGGGCCGCCTGGTCGATATGCAGAACTGGGTCTACCGCCACGAACCGTCGGCCGAGCCGACCCGCATGCAAGCCTTCCGCGTGCGCGAGTTCGTGCGCGTGGGGACGCCGGACATGGTCGTGCAGTGGCGCGACCTGTGGGTCAAGCGCGGCGTCGAGCTGCTGACGTCGCTCGGTTTGCCGGCCAAACCCGACGTGGCGTCGGATCCGTTCTTCGGCCGCGGCGGGCGCATGCTGGCGGTCAGCCAGAAAGATCAAAAGCTGAAGTTCGAGGTGCTGGTGCCGGTGATCTCCGAGGAGCACCCGACGGCGGTGTGCTCGTTCAATTATCACCAGGAACATTTTGGCCACACCTTCGCCATCAAGACCCAGTCGGGCGAGACCGCGCACACCGCGTGCCTGGGATTCGGCCTTGAACGCTGTGTGATGGCGCTGTTCCGCCATCACGGCTGCGACACCGCGACCTGGCCCAAAGAGGTTCGCGACCGACTGTGGCCTTGA
- a CDS encoding acyl-CoA dehydrogenase family protein: MTDPSRSPSPVAARIGAEIAARHADDVDRNARFPREAIDELKREKLLGAFVPKELGGLGHGISELGAMCMALAQHCSSTGMVVAMHHIQVACIARHGLSSPFFRRYLSELCERQLLIASVTSEVGVGGDTRSSVCAVEREGGRFKLNKDATTISYGEQADDLLVTCRRAPDAAASDQVLVLLRKGDFNLARTTAWDTLGMRGTCSPGFKLTSAGPEEQILPGSFADSSAQTMVPFSHLLWSSVWLGIATDAAARASAFVRAEARKKPGTVPPTALRLAELSTRLQSMRNNVQAVNAESDRLLRAPEGNEALSSLGFALKMNNLKIATSQQTADIVQHALGICGIMGYKNDTPFSVGRHLRDSLSAALMIGNDRILSKSASLLLVYKDD, from the coding sequence GTGACAGATCCTTCCAGGTCACCCAGCCCCGTGGCGGCGCGTATCGGCGCCGAGATCGCCGCCCGCCACGCCGACGATGTCGATCGCAACGCGCGCTTTCCCCGCGAGGCCATCGACGAGCTGAAACGGGAAAAACTTCTGGGCGCGTTCGTGCCCAAGGAACTGGGTGGCCTTGGCCACGGCATCTCCGAGCTGGGCGCGATGTGCATGGCCCTGGCCCAGCACTGCTCGTCGACCGGGATGGTGGTGGCCATGCACCATATCCAGGTGGCTTGCATCGCGCGGCACGGGCTGTCGTCGCCGTTCTTCCGTCGCTATCTGTCGGAGCTGTGCGAACGACAACTTCTGATCGCCTCGGTGACGTCGGAGGTCGGCGTGGGCGGCGACACCCGCTCCAGCGTCTGCGCCGTCGAGCGCGAGGGCGGCCGCTTCAAGCTGAACAAGGACGCCACCACCATTTCCTACGGCGAACAGGCCGACGATCTGCTGGTCACCTGCCGGCGCGCCCCCGATGCGGCGGCCAGCGATCAGGTGCTGGTGCTGTTGCGCAAGGGCGATTTCAATTTGGCGCGCACCACCGCCTGGGACACGCTGGGCATGCGCGGAACGTGCAGCCCCGGCTTCAAGCTGACGTCGGCGGGACCGGAAGAACAGATCCTTCCCGGCTCGTTCGCTGACTCGTCGGCGCAGACCATGGTGCCTTTTTCCCATTTGCTGTGGTCGTCGGTGTGGCTGGGCATCGCCACCGACGCGGCCGCACGGGCCAGCGCCTTCGTGCGGGCCGAGGCGCGCAAGAAACCCGGCACTGTGCCGCCGACGGCGTTGCGCCTGGCCGAGCTGTCGACGCGGCTGCAGTCGATGCGCAACAACGTGCAGGCGGTGAACGCCGAGAGCGATCGCTTGCTGCGCGCGCCGGAAGGCAACGAAGCGCTGTCCAGCCTGGGCTTCGCTCTGAAGATGAACAACCTCAAGATCGCGACGTCGCAGCAGACCGCGGACATCGTCCAGCATGCCCTGGGGATCTGCGGGATCATGGGCTACAAGAACGACACCCCTTTCAGCGTCGGGCGACACCTGCGTGATTCCCTCTCGGCCGCGCTGATGATCGGCAACGACCGCATCCTGTCCAAGAGCGCGTCGCTGCTGCTGGTGTACAAGGACGACTGA